In Prochlorococcus marinus CUG1435, the genomic window GGCCCATAAAAAGATTACCGCTGATGCAGAAAGCATTTTAAAAAAACTCAACCTACCCTACAGATTAGTAGATATTTGTTCTGGAGACTTAGGATTTTCTTCTAGTAGAACTTTCGATCTTGAAGTCTGGCTACCAAGTAGTAAATGTTATAGAGAGATCTCAAGTTGCAGCAATTGTTTAGACTTTCAAGCACGCAGATCTTCAATAAGAACAAAAATTGATAAAAAAAATACATATTTACATACTTTAAATGGCAGTGGGCTTGCTATTGGAAGAACTATGGCTGCAATTCTTGAAAATGGTCAACAAAAAGACGGTAGCGTTAAGATTCCAGATGCTCTAGTTCCATATTTTGGATCAAATTATTTAAAATCTAATTAATATAAAAAAATGAATGTTTTAACATCAATAACTGTTCTTGGATTTCTCATTTTTTTTCATGAGTTAGGTCATTTCCTTGCTGCGATTTTACAAGGTATTTATGTTGATGGATTTTCAATTGGTTTTGGACCCTCAATACTTCAAAAAAAATATAAAGACATCACCTTTTCATTTAGAGCATTCCCTTTAGGTGGCTTTGTTTCCTTTCCTGATGAAGGACTAAATAATATTGACCCTAAAGATCCAAATCTTCTGAAAAATAGACCTATTATCCAGAAGGTAATTGTAATTTCTGCTGGGGTTTTAGCCAATTTAATTCTTGCTTATACAATTTTGATTATAAACGTAACCACTGTTGGTATCCCTTTTGATCCTGAACCAGGTATTTTAGTTTTAGCGACACAACCAGAGAAGGCTGCTTCTATTTCTGGCTTAGAACCGGGAGACAAAATCATAAAACTTGAATCTAGTACTTTAGGAGTTGGGGATCAAGCTGTTTCCACTTTGGTAAAAGAGATTCAAAACTCATCTGGAAAGGAAATTTCGCTAGAAATTGATAGAAACGGAATCTTTAAAGACATTACTTTGATCCCTAAAAATGTTGATGGTAAAGGTACAATTGGTGCTCAGTTACAACCAAACATCAGAAAAGAAACTAAAAAAACAAAAAATATATATGAACTTTTTAAATACACAAATAATGAGTTTTTATCCCTTTTAGTAAAAACAATTCAAGGTTATAAAGGATTATTGACAAATTTCTCCTCAACAGCACAACAATTAAGTGGGCCAGTCAAAATTGTTGAAATTGGTGCTCAATTGTCAGAACAAGGAGGCGCTGGAATCTTACTATTTGCTGCTTTAATTTCTATTAATTTAGCCGTGCTTAACTCTTTGCCTTTACCCCTCTTAGATGGTGGGCAATTGGTTTTCACAATAATTGAAGGATTAAGGGGAGAACCGGTACCGGCAAAAGTACAAATAGCTGTCACTCAATCCAGTTTTTTTCTTTTAGTAGGACTGAGTGTACTTCTCATCATTAGAGATACTAGTCAACTTTTAATAGTACAAAGATTATTTAACCAATAAATATATTTCTAATATGTTTACCAAGATGTTAATATATAAATTATTTAATTTTTTTTAAATGGCGAAAAAGTCCATGATTGCGAGAGAAGTAAAGCGCAAAAAACTCGTAAATAAATATGCTGCAAAAAGAAAATCTTTGTTAGCTGAATTTAATGCTGCAAAAGATCCAATGGAAAGATTAGAAATACATAGAAAGATTCAAGGCCTCCCAAGAAATTCTGCACCTAATAGAGTCAGGAATAGATGTTGGGCAACTGGAAAGCCAAGAGGAGTTTATAGAGATTTTGGTTTATGCAGAAATCAGTTAAGACAGAGAGCTCATAACGGTGAGCTTCCAGGAGTTGTAAAATCCAGTTGGTAATAAATTTTGTTTAATATTGTAGTTTTTAACAAAAAATCGAGCATCAAAGACATTTAAAGTCCATTTCTTGGAAATTTTTAAAAATTTTTATAGCTTATCTAAATAATTTACTCAATATGTCCCTATAAAATGTAAGAATGAATTATGTATAGATTTATAATTTAAAAAGTGGAAGGACAAAATAAGTCGATCACGTTTGACGGACGAGAGATACGACTAACTACAGGACTATATGCTCCTCAGGCGAGTGGGTCAGTAATGATTGAGTGTGGGGACACCTCTTTATTAGTAACAGCAACAAAAACTACAAAAAAAGAAGCTGCTGATTTTCTCCCTCTAATATGTGATTACGAGGAAAAACTATATGCTGCTGGACGAATCCCAGGCGGTTTTATGCGAAGAGAAGGTCGTCCACCAGAAAGAGCAACATTAATAGCAAGATTAATTGATAGGCCAATGAGACCTCTATTCCCTTCGTGGATGAGAGATGAAATTCAGATAGTTGCTTCATGCCTTTCACTCGATGAGAGAGTACCAGCAGATGTTCTGGCAGTTACGGGGGCATCTATTGCAACATTAATTGGTGAAATACCATTTTATGGACCGATGGCTGCAGTTAGGGTTGGACTAATTGGAGATGATTTCATCCTAAACCCAAGCTATAGAGAAATAGAAAAAGGTGATCTTGACATAGTTGTAGCAGGTTCCCCTGAAGGTATTGTGATGATAGAAGCAGGGGCTAATCAATTATCTGAGCAAGATACTATTGAAGCAATTGATTTTGGATACGAAGCTGTTACCGAACTTATTAAATCACAAGAGGATTTACTTAAAGATTTAGGAATAAAACAGATTAAGCCAGCTGAACCTGAAGAGGATAAAACATTACCCTCCTATTTGGAAAAACACTGTACGAAATCTATTGAACTCGTTTTAAAGAAATTTGATCAGTCAAAAGAGGACAGAGATCTTGAATTAGAAAAAATTAAACTTAAAACTCAAGAACAAATAGAATCTTTAAAAGACGATAACCAATTAAAAACTTTATTATCTGAGGATGATAAATTAATTCATTCTGACTTTAAAAAATTAACGAAAAAATTAATGAGGTCACAAATCATTAATGATGGGAAAAGAGTTGATGGGAGAGACCTTGATGAAGTTAGAAAAATATCTGCTTCTGCTGGCATACTCCCAAAAAGAGTTCATGGTTCTGCTTTATTTCAAAGAGGTCTTACACAAGTCTTATCAACAACGACGCTTGGGACACCTAGCGATGCTCAAGAAATGGATGACCTAAATCCTAGTACGGAAAAAACTTACTTACATCATTATAATTTTCCACCTTATTCAGTTGGAGAAACTCGACCAATGAGAACTCCAGGTAGAAGAGAAATAGGTCATGGAGCATTGGCAGAGAGAGCCATAATCCCTGTACTGCCTGGAAAAGAAACTTTTCCGTATGTATTAAGAGTAGTTAGCGAAGTCTTGAGCTCAAATGGATCCACTTCGATGGGATCAGTATGTGGTAGCACACTCTCATTACTTGATGCTGGTGTACCACTGAAGGCTCTCGTTAGTGGGACGGCTATGGGGTTAATTAAAGAGGGAAAAGATGTGCGAATCCTTACAGACATTCAAGGTATTGAGGATTTTCTTGGAGATATGGATTTCAAAGTTGCAGGTACTGAAAAAGGCATAACAGCATTACAAATGGATATGAAAATCACAGGCTTACCAGTCTCTATAATTTCTGATGCAATTAAAAAAGCGAGGCCTGCAAGATTGCATATCTTAGAAAAAATGCAAGAAGCAATAGATAAACCTCAAGAATCTCTATCTCCTCACGCACCAAGACTTCTAAGTTTCAGAATTGATCCCGAACTCATAGGTACTGTTATAGGACCTGGAGGTAGAACTATTAAAGGTATAACCGAGAGAACAAATACAAAAATAGATATTGAGGATGGAGGAATTGTAACTATCGCTTCTCATGACGGAGCTGCTGCTGAAGAAGCTCAAAAAATAATCGAGGGTTTAACTCGCAAAGTACATGAGGGAGAGATCTTCTCAGGTGTAGTGACTCGAATAATTCCTATAGGCGCTTTTGTAGAAATATTGCCTGGGAAGGAAGGAATGGTACACATATCTCAATTATCTGAAGCGAGAGTTGAGAGAGTTGAAGATGTCGTAAGGCAGGGAGATGAAGTAACCGTAAGGGTTCGTGAAATTGATAGCAGAGGAAGAATTAATTTAACATTGAGAGGAGTCTCCCAAAATGGAGGCATGTCTTACCCAGAACCAACACCAACACCGGTAGCGCCTTTAAATTAGATATCTAAAGGCAAAATATCATATTCTTTAATAGTTCTCTTTAATTCAGAACAAAGATCATTATGATTTTCCTTATTGTTAGAGGCAACGATTACTCCTCCTTGCTTGAAATCTGATTTTCCATAACTCAACTCCTCGTTATCCAAATTTGTGATTGATCCACCAGAAGCCCTTAAAATAGCTTCTGGCGCTGCAAAATCCCAATCCTTAGGAGAACTCTTCCCAGGCAAGCTCAAACATATATAGATATCGCTCTCTCCTCTTAATATTGAAGCAATCTTACAACCAATACTTCCCATAATTAATACCTGATTAAATTTGATTTTCTTTATTAATTTATTAAGAGACTCATTACCATGATTTTTACTTGACACTATAGTCATTTCTTGAAGATTTCTGATATTAGATAATTTAGGTTTATTCTTTGAACCATCTTTTTTTTCGCACCACACTTTATTTCCATGCGCAAACCATAATTCATCCTTTTCTGGAATAAGGACAACTCCTATATAAGGTTTTTTCTGGTAGTTTAAAGCCAAATGCAAAGCATAATTGCCTGTTCCTTGAATGAAATCCTTCGTTCCATCAAGCGGATCTAGAACCCATATCCAGTCTTTATTAGTATTAAAACTTTGCTCATCAAATTTCACATTTTCCTCGCTTAAGATTCCCCAATCTACATTTGAATATTTTTTTTTAATTCTACTAATAATGATCTCATTAACTTCTAAGTCAGCCTTTGTAACAGGATCATCTATATTTTTATTTTTTAAAATATTGATTTTATAATTTGATTCTTTTAATATTTTGGAATAATGAAGTAGTATTTCAGCTGCTTCCCAACTGAAATTCCTCAAGTCATTAATTAAATCATTTATATCTATGTTAGATGGTAAGGTAATCACTAAATGAATACTAATTACTCATTTTCTCATAAAAGCCAAGAACCTGAAAGTGGAGTTTTATATATTGTTGGCACTCCAATAGGTAATTTAGGTGATATTTCTTTTCGAGCAATAAATATTCTGAAAAATGTTTCTTTAATTGCCTCCGAAGATACAAGACAAACAAAAAAAATTATGCATAAATTTGAATTTAAAAATACTTTAATAAGTTTCAACAAACATAACTCTTTGCAGAAGATTCAGAGAATACTTAATGATCTTTGCTCGGGAGACTCAATAGCTTTAGTAAGCGATGCAGGAATGCCGAGTATTTGCGACCCAGGAGAAGATCTCATAAAAAAAGCAAAATCCATTGGGTTAAAAATTATATGTATTCCAGGGCCATGTGCAGCGATTACTGCGATTGTATCAAGCGGTCTTCCATCTTCTAAATTTACATTTGAGGGTTTTCTTCCAAGAAAGAAAAGCGAAAGAGAAAAAATTCTTTTAGAAATTTGTAAAAATGAAAAAACTACAATTTTGTTTGAATCGCCTCGACGTCTTAAAAAATTACTTTGCGAATTGAGATATTTTTGTGGTGGGGAAAGAGAAATTCAAGTATTTCGAGAATTAACAAAAAAATATGAAGAACATATCGGTAATAACATTAATCAGGCCATAAAATATTTCGAGGACAAAGAAATTTTGGGTGAACTAACAGTTGTCATTAAGGGTCAAGATAAAGCAAATTCATTAATTAAATTTGATAAGACACAATTAAATAAGGATTTAAATGAGCTAATTAAAGCAGGTCTTAGTTTATCTTCAGCATCAAAATACCTAGCAAAAAAAAATAATCTATCAAAAAACTTAATTTATAAACTGCATTAATATAAAAGTACTATATTCAACATATGTTGCATCTACTTAAAAAGTTAACCTACATTTCAACATTAAATCTATCATTTTTTTTTATTTTGATGATTGGGATACAAAATAGCTCAAAAGAATCAAAAGTGAATCTTATATTTAATGAAACTGTTAATTTGCCAATAAGTTTTATAATTGGCACGAGTTTTATAAGTGGCTCAACTACAGCAGGTGTTTTAATCTTATTGAACAAAAAAACAAATTCATAAATACCTTTACTTTATAGAGCTATTAATTTATCATCACTAACTATCCTAGAAATACCTCTAGACACTAGCAAAGGAGCTACGATTCTAAAAACCTCTGTATTTGGGACCTTGATAACTTTTTGTTCTTTATTGCAAAATCTTTTTGCATTTCTCAATTCCAAATGGATTTCAATTGTTTTTCTGTTTAACTCTTCCTGAGATAAGAATTGCCAATTTGGAAAATCTTTTAGGTATTTAATTTCTAATTCAATTTTCTTATCTACAATCATATAAACAGTTTTTGGGAATTCAATTTCAGAAATATGAACTGAAGAAAAATCTTTTTGAGGAATTTTTTCAATTTCGCAATCTAGAGGGGTTATTTCCATAAATGTATTTTCTTGGAAAATTTGATCTTCTAGATTTTCATGAGCATTATTTGAGTCAAATTGATCTGAATCATCAATAGAATTGGTCTCATTTTGATCTTCTAGATTATTAATTTTTAATCTATTTTTTTTGAGTAACTCTTTATATATTTTTTCCCCCAAAGTCTTCTTCAAGTTTCTAGAAATTGTTAACTTTGTAAATTTATGTTCTTCAGCTAATTGTTCGATTGTTCTACCATCTTTAAAATTTTTTACTATTTGCTTTTTATCAATCAAAGAAAGCCTTTTAGCCAAAATAAGAAGATAACTCTAACCTATTCTATAGGATACCTTAATTAAACAATCTTCAAATTAGTTTTAACATTATTTTTTTCAAAAAAATTTTTTATTATTGTTTGGGATATATCTGTCAGATATAATGACTAAGTGCTTCCTTAGCTCAGCTGGATAGAGCAACTGCCTTCTAAGCAGTGGGCCGCAGGTTCGAATCCTGCAGGAAGCGTTTTAAATAACTTTATCTATCTTATTTTTTCTAGGATGAAGCTCGAACTTGCAAAGTTTAGATAAGTCACATTTGATTAATAAAACAACAATAAATAATAAGCTTGAACTTATTCCGATAAGAACTGTATATTCATCAAGTTTATTAAATGAGGCAAGTAGGGAAAAAGATACAAACCATTGACTTAGGGCAAAAATTAATGTGACTGAATCAATTTGATTAAAACCTCCATCAACCAAACGATGATGGATATGGAGTCTATCAGGATAAAATATAGATTTACCTTTACTTAGCCTTGCTAAAATAACATAAATCATATCAAAAACAGGAACAGCAAAAAATAATAATGACTCTAATAGATAAAAATCTAGTTCTGAATTAAACCCATCATTTAAGCCAGGCTCAAACATAAGAACACTAAGAGATACTGAGAAGAACCCAAGAAAATAAGAACCTCCATCTCCCATTACGATTTTTGCTGGATGATAATTAAAAATCAAGAATCCCAGACAAGAGCCTAATAAAGCAGAAAGAATTGGCAAATACTCAATATTTCCATGACCAATTGCAGCACAAATCATCCCTAAAGTTGAAATGCAAACTATCCCTATTGCTAATCCATCTAACCCGTCTATCCAATTAATTGCATTTATCATCCCAACTATCCAAAGGACTGTAAAAGAAAGACTCAATAAACTTATTAAAGATATTGATAGAGGAACTCCAATTAAGGTTTGGATTTCAAGAATATTTATATGAAAACCAATAGCCCAAAATATTATTGATAGTACTATTTGAAAAAACAATCTAACGAAAGGCGATAAATTAAATAAATCGTCAAAAAAACCAATAATAAAAAAACATGGTGCAATCCCAAAAACTGGCCAGAAAAAACTATTTTGCGGGAAGTTTATAAAACCAAAAGCCAATAATAAAATTATAGGGAGATATAATCCAATTAAAATCCCTAAACCTCCAAGCCTTACAATATTTTTTTTGTGCTGTTTTCTTTTATCAGGTCTATCTATTAAATTTAATTTTAAACTTAAGTTCTTGATTATTGGAATAGTAATTACTGTCAATATGAAAGCAAAAATGAATCCTATTAAACTATTAGCGGCATTAAACAAAATATGAATATATAGATTATGGGTATCAAGAGTCTATTATAATAAAATTTAATAGATTTTTACTAAATTATAAATAATGTGTTTTATCTTTTTTAAAAAAAAATCTCAAGAATTTATTTTTGCTAAATATTTTTTATATTTCTTTATTAAACGAAAACAATGTCAATATTAGTAACTGGTTCAGCTGGCTTTATTGGTTTTCATCTCGCCAAACGACTTTTAAATGAGGGTTATGATGTGATTGGGATAGACAATTTAAACAATTATTATGATGTAAATATAAAGTACGCAAGATTAGAAGAACTTAATAAAGTTTCAAAGAATCTTTCAAATAAATTTTATTTTTATAAAAATGATATTGAAAATGTAGAATTTTTAAATAAATTATTTCGAGATTTTAATTTTAAGAAAGTGGTAAATCTTGCTGCCCAAGCAGGTGTTAGATACTCAATAAAAAATCCTAAAGCATATATAAACTCCAACATAGTGGGATTTGCAAATATCTTAGAGGCTTGCAGAAAAAACAATTTAGAGCATTTAGTTTATGCCAGTAGTAGTTCGGTTTATGGAGGGATTAAAGAATTACCATTTTCAGAAAAGGATAATGTCGATAAACCTATAAGTCTTTATGCTGCGAGTAAGAAAGCTAATGAATTAATGGCATATTCATATAGTCACCTCTATGGTATACCTTCAACAGGTCTACGTTTTTTTACAGTATATGGTCCCTGGGGAAGACCAGACATGGCTCTTTTTGAATTCACAAAATCAATTATCAATTCAAAGCCAATAAAAGTTTTTAATAAAGGCCAAATGATGAGGGATTTTACTTACATAGACGATATTATCGAAAGTCTTTTTAGAGTTATTAATAAGACACCTCTTAAAGATGCAGAATCAGCTGGTAATTCTGATCCTTCAAACAATATTCCATATAGAATATTTAATATTGGGAATTCTAATCCAGTGCCTTTGATGGATTTCATATCTGAAATAGAAAATATAATTGGTACTAAAGCAAAAAAAGAATTTTTGGAAATGCAACCTGGAGATGTCGCAAACACTCACGCGGATACGACTTCTCTAGAGAACTGGATAAAATATAAACCAAGAACTAGTGTTTCAAAAGGCATTTCAGAATTTATCAATTGGTATAAAAATTTTTACAACGTTAAATAGTTTTTAAGATGTTTGACTCCTTCCCAATAAACTATCCTTCAATAGAAAATTGCAAAATTTGCATAGTAGGTCTTGGCTATGTGGGATTACCATTAGCTATTGAATTTTCAAAAATCAAGAAAAGTATAGCGACAGGTAAGGATCTAAATAGAGAAGTAATAGGTTTTGATCTAAATCAAAAAAGAATTAAAGAATTAGAGTCTGGAATTGATTCAACAAAAGAAACTGATTTAGAAGATCTAAAAGAATTTAATAAAATAAAATTTACTTCAGATATAAAATTAATTAGAGAATCAGATGTTTATATAATTTCAGTCCCTACTCCTATTGATGAGAATAAAAAACCAGATTTAAGTTGTCTCATAAAAGCTTCTGAATCAATAGGTGAAACTTTAAAAAATAGAAAATCAAAATATAAGCCAATAATCATTTATGAAAGTACTGTTTTCCCAGGAGCAACAGAAGAAATATGTGTTCCAATTCTTGAAAAAAAATCCAGCTTAAAATTTAATGAAGACTTTTTTTGTGGCTATAGTCCTGAAAGAATTAATCCGGGAGATAAAAAACACAGATTATCTACAATTGTAAAAGTAACTAGTGGGAGCAACAAAGAAACTACTGATTGGGTAGATCAACTATATGCATCAATAATTAAAGCAGGGACATTCAAAGCTAAAAGTTTAAAGATTGCTGAAGCTGCAAAAGTTATCGAAAACACCCAACGAGATATAAATATTGCTCTAATAAATGAATTAGCCAAGATATGTAATTTATTAAATATAGATACTTTAGATGTCCTTGAAGCAGCAGGAAGCAAATGGAATTTCATGCCATTTAAACCTGGATTAGTTGGAGGGCATTGCATAAGTGTTGATCCATTTTATCTAACTTATATTGCAAAAAATTATGGCTACGAACCTAAAGTAGTACTTGCTGGCAGGGAAATAAACGATGACATGAGCAAATGGATTGTTGATCAACTAGAAATTAAAATGCAGATGAAAAAAATATTTTTCAGAAATTCTAAGATTTTGATACTTGGAGTAACTTTTAAAGAAAATTGTCCAGATACAAGAAATTCAAAGGTATTAGATATTATTAAATTTCTTAATCAAAAAGAAATTACACCATACGTACATGATCCTTATATAACTAACGAAGAAAATCTTGAAAACAATTTTAACTTTTTAGAGAATTTACCTACAGATGGTGCTTTGAAATTTGATGCAATTATAATTGCCGTGGCCCATAATGAATATAAACTAATAGATTTAAAAAACTGGAAAAATTTAGTTTCTGAAAATTACATTTTTTATGATTTGAAAGGTATTCTTCCTCGAGAACTTAACCCAGTAAGGCTTTAGAAAATTTTACTTTTTAACTTTCAAAATTTTCCTAATATAAAAAATTTTGATTAAAAATAATTATGAAGACCAAAAAAAATAAAAAAATCATTCTGATATCAAACACAGCTTGGTATGTTTATAATTTCAGATTAGATTTACTTAAACTAATAAGAAGTAAAGGATTTGATGTGTATATTATTTGCCCATATGACAAATATAAAGAAAAAATTGAGGCTATGGGATTTAAAATTTACGAATGGCACTTAAAAAGAAACTCTATAAATCCAATTAATGAACTGGTTTCAATTTATAATTTATTTATTATTTACCAAAGAATTAAACCTGATATAGTTCATCACTTTACAATAAAAGCATCCATATATGGTTCAATCTGTTCTTGGATTTGTAAAACAAAAACTACTATAAATAGTTTTACAGGCTTAGGACACTTATTTATATCTAATGAGAATAAAATTATTTTAATTAGGAATATAATTAGTCCTATATTAAAACTTGTTTTTTCAAAAAAAGATACAAAACTCATTTTTCAAAACTCATCAGACCGAAATCACTTAATAAAATTAAAACTAATAACAAAAAACAACTCTTCTGTAATACCTGGTTCTGGAATAAATGTAAATTACTTTAAACCATCCAAAAAAAATGATGGAGATAAATTTTTGAAAATATTATTCCCATCAAGATTGATTAAAGAAAAAGGTATATTTGAACTCATAAAGGCTTGTAATTTAATTTGGAAAAAAAAAGTACCAATTAAGCTTTTTATTGCGGGAAAATTAGATAAAGGTAATAGGTCTTGTTTAACTGAAAAAGATATAAAAAAATTAAATAAACAAAAATATATTTATTTAATTGGTCATGTAGAAGACATGAGATCTATTTATAAATCTGTTGATATTGTTGTTTTACCTTCATGGAGAGAAGGATTATCGAAGGCCTTGTTAGAAGCAGCATCTATGGAGAAAGCTATAATTACAACAGATGTCCCTGGATGTAGGGAAATTATTGATCATATGGAAAGTGGTTTATTAGTAAAGAAAAATAATCCTTTACAGATAAAAAATAGTATACTCAAGCTCTATAATGAGAAAGATCTTATTAAAACATTTGGTAAAGCTGCAAGAATAAAAGTAAAAAAAGAATTTGAAATTAAAAAGATAAATAATATGACAATAAATCTTTATGAATAGAATTAATTTATTCAATATTGGTCAGAAATCCTTTAATCTAAGCATCATTTTCTTAATGACAGCTCCCTTCCTTTCTGGATTATTTTTAATATTATCATTGATAATTTCGATAATCTTAAAAGGAGAATTTTTAATAAAGAATAAATGGAATTACCCTATATTTATTAGCATTGGAATTTTATTTTTAAGTTGTATAAGAAATACTATTTTTAATACCCAAGAAATAAATCAAAATCTAACTTTATGGGTTGACGTATTTAATTGGATACCTTTTTTACTTATTTTTATTTTCATACCTTTATATATTTCTTCAACAAACCAAAAAATATTATTTAGTAAATTACTTATCATAAGCAACGTACCATTATTAATATCTTGTTTTTTACAAAAGCATTTTGAAATTTATGGGCCATTTTCTATTTTCAACGGCCTAATTGTATGGTATCAAAGAGTCCCAGGAGAGACTACTATAAGCACTACTGGATTATTTAATAATCCAAATTATGCAGGATTTGCATTAGTTACAATGGTACCTTTTATTTTTTTTAATATCGGAATAAATAATAAATCTAAATTAAATAAATTAATAACAATATTTATATTATTGATAACAATTTACACTATATTTATAACTAATTCGCGAAATGCTTATATAGGTTTATTAATTAGTTTCCTTCTATCATTTGGAATAAAAATTATTTATATTATTGGAATTTCTATATTATTATTATTACCAATAAATATTATTACATTTAATCTATTTAATCTAGAAACTTTATCTATAGTTTCAAAACAAACTTTGATTGATTTTTACCATAATATAATTTCCATAAGAATTGGAGACATATTATTTACACAAAGAGTAGAGATTTGGAACAAGGCTATAAATTTAATCTTTCAAAAACCTATATTTGGTTGGGGAGCATCGACTTTTAGTTTTTTATATTTAAAGAATAATGGCTTATATGGTGCACAACATACACACAATATAATCCTACAAATATCACAGAATTACGGTATTCCTTTTGCAATTTTAATCTCTGGAACTGTTCTTTTACTTACTTTCAAATCAGTAAGGATATTACGCGAAGTAAAGAATAAAAAAAACTTAATAAATAAATTCTGGATAATATCTTTATTAGTAGCTATTTTTCATCTATTATTTGATGTAGTTCTATTTGATTTAAGATTAAATATACTTTTTTGTATACTAATAACAGGTTCAAAAATTCTTGTTCTTGAAAATAAAAACCATGATAACTTTAATTTTAAAGATAGATTATTCAATTACAAATAAATAGATTTGATTTAATATAATAAAATATCAAATTAATTTATAATTTAATCAATGAGAAATATAAAAATAAATAATCAAAAATTTAATAAAGATAATCAATTAATAATAGCTGAGATAGGTCAAGCGCATGAAGGTTCAGAGGGACTAGTTCACTCTTTTATAGA contains:
- a CDS encoding glycosyltransferase family 4 protein translates to MKTKKNKKIILISNTAWYVYNFRLDLLKLIRSKGFDVYIICPYDKYKEKIEAMGFKIYEWHLKRNSINPINELVSIYNLFIIYQRIKPDIVHHFTIKASIYGSICSWICKTKTTINSFTGLGHLFISNENKIILIRNIISPILKLVFSKKDTKLIFQNSSDRNHLIKLKLITKNNSSVIPGSGINVNYFKPSKKNDGDKFLKILFPSRLIKEKGIFELIKACNLIWKKKVPIKLFIAGKLDKGNRSCLTEKDIKKLNKQKYIYLIGHVEDMRSIYKSVDIVVLPSWREGLSKALLEAASMEKAIITTDVPGCREIIDHMESGLLVKKNNPLQIKNSILKLYNEKDLIKTFGKAARIKVKKEFEIKKINNMTINLYE
- a CDS encoding NAD-dependent epimerase — its product is MSILVTGSAGFIGFHLAKRLLNEGYDVIGIDNLNNYYDVNIKYARLEELNKVSKNLSNKFYFYKNDIENVEFLNKLFRDFNFKKVVNLAAQAGVRYSIKNPKAYINSNIVGFANILEACRKNNLEHLVYASSSSVYGGIKELPFSEKDNVDKPISLYAASKKANELMAYSYSHLYGIPSTGLRFFTVYGPWGRPDMALFEFTKSIINSKPIKVFNKGQMMRDFTYIDDIIESLFRVINKTPLKDAESAGNSDPSNNIPYRIFNIGNSNPVPLMDFISEIENIIGTKAKKEFLEMQPGDVANTHADTTSLENWIKYKPRTSVSKGISEFINWYKNFYNVK
- a CDS encoding O-antigen ligase family protein, encoding MTAPFLSGLFLILSLIISIILKGEFLIKNKWNYPIFISIGILFLSCIRNTIFNTQEINQNLTLWVDVFNWIPFLLIFIFIPLYISSTNQKILFSKLLIISNVPLLISCFLQKHFEIYGPFSIFNGLIVWYQRVPGETTISTTGLFNNPNYAGFALVTMVPFIFFNIGINNKSKLNKLITIFILLITIYTIFITNSRNAYIGLLISFLLSFGIKIIYIIGISILLLLPINIITFNLFNLETLSIVSKQTLIDFYHNIISIRIGDILFTQRVEIWNKAINLIFQKPIFGWGASTFSFLYLKNNGLYGAQHTHNIILQISQNYGIPFAILISGTVLLLTFKSVRILREVKNKKNLINKFWIISLLVAIFHLLFDVVLFDLRLNILFCILITGSKILVLENKNHDNFNFKDRLFNYK
- a CDS encoding nucleotide sugar dehydrogenase, encoding MFDSFPINYPSIENCKICIVGLGYVGLPLAIEFSKIKKSIATGKDLNREVIGFDLNQKRIKELESGIDSTKETDLEDLKEFNKIKFTSDIKLIRESDVYIISVPTPIDENKKPDLSCLIKASESIGETLKNRKSKYKPIIIYESTVFPGATEEICVPILEKKSSLKFNEDFFCGYSPERINPGDKKHRLSTIVKVTSGSNKETTDWVDQLYASIIKAGTFKAKSLKIAEAAKVIENTQRDINIALINELAKICNLLNIDTLDVLEAAGSKWNFMPFKPGLVGGHCISVDPFYLTYIAKNYGYEPKVVLAGREINDDMSKWIVDQLEIKMQMKKIFFRNSKILILGVTFKENCPDTRNSKVLDIIKFLNQKEITPYVHDPYITNEENLENNFNFLENLPTDGALKFDAIIIAVAHNEYKLIDLKNWKNLVSENYIFYDLKGILPRELNPVRL